The genomic DNA AAATTTAGCTAATTTTCTTCCCCCTGATACTCAATTAAAATCGCTATGGACAGAGTTATTTCTGTCATTTGACTCTCAGATATATGCCCGATTTTACGGATGAATCTTTGAACATCCATTCCCCGTAATTGTAAAGTATCGACGGCGGAAACTTTGATTAAGCCATTATTGACATCGGGGTCAATTCTCACCTGCAAAAATTTCTTTGGAAGTAGTCTTTCCAATCAGTTATCGGAGCGATCAGTTTTATGGGCAATCTCCCCGCCACATCGGAACTGACCACAACGGCTGGGCGTGTTTTTTTTATTTCAGCACCTACAGTTGGGTCAAAGTTGACTATCCAAATTTCCCCTCTTCGGGGCACAGGATTAGTAGTCAATAATATCTCCTGCTAAAAATTCTTTCCAATCAGTATTTTGTTGATAATGGTCTACCATGTCGGATGCCTGTTGTGCTAGAAGGCGACGGCGTTGAGCGATGGGAAGTTTGAGGAAGGCACGGCGCTTCCTTATCCCTATAGGGGTTGAGTCGTCAGTTGATTGGGTTTCAAATGCCGTCAAATTAACGGAATACTCTACAGTTTGGGGGTTATTAACACGCTCTTTAGCGTTGAGGATTTCTAGCTTGACGACATTCCCGTCTAGATCGTAATCGATTTGCAGATCAGACAGGAAAGTTTGACTTGCGGACGTAGGCGTT from Gloeothece citriformis PCC 7424 includes the following:
- a CDS encoding DUF2283 domain-containing protein, whose protein sequence is MKIVYDPVVDVLSILLVLTPTSASQTFLSDLQIDYDLDGNVVKLEILNAKERVNNPQTVEYSVNLTAFETQSTDDSTPIGIRKRRAFLKLPIAQRRRLLAQQASDMVDHYQQNTDWKEFLAGDIIDY